A stretch of Paenibacillus mucilaginosus 3016 DNA encodes these proteins:
- a CDS encoding IS110 family transposase, with protein sequence MKSNLIKSQNQRVERISTSTLVIGIDIAKEKHAAQAINFRGIVLTKRPILFSNDLAGFEHLEQSIRKLQKMHGMNDVVVGMESTGHYWFNIANWLVGQGIDVALVNPMTTKRNKENRDNSPSKSDPKDALVIADAVSRGFYTPFAPKDEAFRRIRVMVTNREHWVVKSVRIKNRIHRWLDIRFPEYRQAFDDIFSDRSLATLRRFPAPSDILQLTSEQMVQIWSEYMTRPGGERGKNKALELQSLARHSVGDTSALEEDKWELRHLIEEYERIRRIIDEADQMIEKALPEIPCSDLIRSVGASVPATAAILAFGGDLRKLSHGKQLLRKAGLNLAERSSGKYKGQIKLTKRGNSLLRKHLYFTVFHLLSFNGAFQAMHVHNTEVKRMTKMQSMMKLIGKLARILVALAREGQAFSPDKAQPPLAA encoded by the coding sequence ATGAAGTCTAATCTAATAAAGTCTCAAAATCAACGTGTAGAGCGAATCTCTACTTCCACACTGGTTATAGGCATCGACATTGCCAAGGAGAAACACGCTGCACAAGCCATTAATTTTCGAGGAATTGTCCTCACCAAGCGCCCCATTTTATTTTCGAATGACCTTGCTGGTTTCGAGCATTTAGAACAGAGCATTCGGAAATTACAGAAGATGCACGGCATGAATGACGTCGTTGTGGGTATGGAGAGCACCGGCCATTATTGGTTCAATATCGCCAACTGGTTGGTGGGTCAAGGAATTGATGTGGCTCTTGTCAATCCAATGACAACCAAACGCAATAAGGAAAACAGAGATAACTCTCCTTCCAAGAGTGACCCAAAGGACGCCTTGGTCATTGCCGATGCAGTGAGCCGCGGGTTTTACACGCCCTTTGCTCCAAAGGATGAAGCATTCCGCCGTATACGGGTTATGGTTACAAACAGAGAGCACTGGGTTGTTAAATCTGTACGTATTAAAAACAGAATCCACCGCTGGCTCGATATCCGTTTTCCCGAATACAGACAAGCATTTGATGACATTTTTAGTGATCGCTCATTGGCTACCTTGCGCCGGTTTCCAGCCCCTTCTGACATATTGCAGCTAACCTCGGAGCAAATGGTGCAAATCTGGAGTGAGTACATGACCAGACCTGGCGGTGAGCGCGGTAAGAACAAGGCGTTAGAGCTTCAATCACTTGCCAGACATAGCGTGGGAGACACGAGTGCCCTTGAAGAAGACAAATGGGAATTGAGGCACCTCATTGAGGAATATGAGAGAATACGCCGAATCATTGATGAAGCAGACCAGATGATTGAAAAGGCGCTGCCTGAAATACCTTGTTCGGATCTCATTCGATCTGTAGGTGCCTCCGTTCCTGCAACGGCTGCCATATTAGCATTTGGCGGGGACTTACGTAAGCTGTCTCACGGGAAGCAGTTATTACGAAAAGCAGGATTGAACTTAGCAGAACGAAGTTCTGGCAAGTATAAGGGACAAATTAAGCTCACCAAACGAGGCAACTCATTATTACGTAAGCATTTGTACTTCACTGTGTTTCACCTGTTATCTTTTAATGGAGCTTTCCAAGCCATGCATGTACACAATACCGAAGTGAAACGAATGACGAAAATGCAGTCCATGATGAAGTTGATTGGGAAACTGGCTCGAATCCTTGTAGCCTTGGCGAGGGAAGGACAGGCATTTTCCCCCGATAAGGCCCAGCCACCATTAGCAGCTTAA
- a CDS encoding IS110 family transposase translates to MKFKQSDAQNQRIERITTSHLVVGIDMAKETHVAQATNFRGIVLSNRHLAFKNTAEGFEKLKRWIESLQQKHRLKSFIVGMEPTGHYWYNLANWLVDLGIHVVLVNPATTKRNKENRDNCQSKSDPKDALVIADVVSRGYYYEYSRQSASFQRLRVMMSDREFWVTNSVRLQNRIVRWLDIRFPEYASVFKKWTGIRSLATLKEFPSPLDLRGLSTAEIITGWRKHMQRAGGCSGIQKAAELLSKANRSVGDVTSLREAKQDLVRLIEEYERIESHLEQIEKEVAMLLEDIPIAGQMRSVKGLGTIYIAAILCGAGDLAQYVHGRQLLRKAGLNLAESMSGKRKGEVILSKRGSAVLRKYMYLATLTLIGVNPIFRQLHENNLKVKHMSKQKSILKLLGKLARILIGMVHSGESFTPEKTVHTSVQAA, encoded by the coding sequence ATGAAGTTTAAGCAATCTGACGCACAAAATCAACGGATTGAACGAATTACTACCTCGCACCTCGTTGTAGGAATTGATATGGCCAAGGAAACTCATGTCGCACAAGCCACCAACTTCCGGGGAATCGTCCTTTCCAATCGGCATCTTGCCTTCAAGAACACTGCGGAAGGGTTTGAAAAGCTCAAGCGCTGGATCGAGTCACTGCAGCAAAAACACCGCTTAAAGAGCTTCATTGTCGGTATGGAGCCAACAGGACATTACTGGTATAACCTGGCCAATTGGCTGGTTGATCTAGGGATCCATGTGGTGTTGGTAAACCCGGCAACAACCAAAAGGAACAAAGAAAATCGGGATAACTGTCAATCCAAGAGTGATCCAAAGGACGCACTGGTTATTGCAGATGTCGTTAGCCGTGGCTATTACTACGAATATAGTCGGCAGTCTGCAAGCTTTCAGCGGCTGAGAGTCATGATGAGTGACCGGGAATTCTGGGTTACCAACAGCGTTCGATTGCAAAATCGTATTGTTCGCTGGCTGGATATTCGCTTTCCCGAATATGCTTCTGTCTTTAAAAAATGGACGGGTATACGCTCCTTAGCGACACTGAAGGAGTTCCCGTCTCCACTTGATCTGAGAGGCCTCTCCACTGCAGAGATTATTACAGGTTGGAGAAAACATATGCAGCGAGCCGGCGGCTGCTCAGGTATTCAGAAAGCCGCGGAACTGCTTTCTAAAGCGAATCGGAGTGTTGGGGATGTTACGTCGCTCCGTGAGGCTAAGCAGGATCTAGTGCGGTTAATTGAAGAGTATGAACGAATTGAAAGTCATTTAGAGCAGATTGAAAAAGAAGTCGCAATGCTGCTCGAAGACATCCCAATTGCTGGCCAAATGCGCTCAGTTAAAGGTCTGGGCACCATATATATTGCGGCTATTCTCTGTGGCGCAGGCGATTTAGCTCAGTATGTTCACGGGCGTCAATTGCTGCGGAAAGCTGGGTTAAACCTGGCTGAAAGCATGTCGGGAAAACGTAAAGGGGAGGTTATACTCTCCAAGCGAGGGAGTGCCGTTCTCCGGAAGTACATGTATCTTGCTACCCTAACCCTGATAGGAGTCAATCCGATCTTCCGGCAGTTACATGAAAATAATCTAAAAGTGAAGCATATGAGCAAACAGAAGTCGATACTTAAATTGCTGGGGAAACTGGCGCGGATATTAATTGGAATGGTACACAGTGGAGAGTCCTTCACTCCTGAAAAAACTGTGCACACTTCGGTTCAAGCAGCGTAA
- a CDS encoding epoxide hydrolase family protein, whose translation MTHSRRIKSEEKTEIRPFRISIPQEDLDDLRNRLSRTRWPDAVGGSGWKYGVSLDYVKELAAYWQNEYDWRAFEARLNKYPQFTTNIDGANIHFLHVRSPEPDAFPLLLTHAWPSSIVEFLELIGPLSDPRSYGGDPAQAFHLVIPSVPGFGFSGPALDSGWDIARISKAWDTLMKRLGYTEYGAHGSDCGALVSRELGIQKPDGLRGIHVLQLFSFPSGDPAEMAGSSEEDQQKLQFLANFHERAGFNSIQSTRPQTLSYGLSDSPSGQLAWIAELFCGFGDHVDFIDRDAFLTNVTLYWLTNTAESSARLYYENAHNHRLEPQGPNTTPTGVAVFGHDFKSIKRFAERDNTNIVQWSEFERGTHFAGMDAPDLLIPDIQAFFRRFR comes from the coding sequence ATGACCCATTCAAGACGGATCAAATCCGAGGAAAAAACAGAAATTCGTCCGTTCCGCATCTCCATCCCGCAAGAGGATCTTGATGATCTTCGGAATCGGTTGTCCCGGACTCGTTGGCCGGATGCAGTAGGCGGATCTGGATGGAAATATGGGGTTTCGCTCGACTACGTGAAAGAGTTAGCAGCCTATTGGCAGAACGAATACGATTGGCGGGCATTCGAAGCTCGACTGAATAAGTACCCGCAATTCACTACAAATATCGATGGAGCCAACATTCACTTTTTACATGTTCGTTCGCCTGAGCCTGACGCATTTCCATTGCTGCTTACTCACGCCTGGCCCAGTTCGATTGTCGAGTTCTTGGAGCTGATCGGTCCGCTCAGTGATCCTCGCAGTTACGGCGGCGACCCGGCACAAGCGTTCCATCTGGTCATTCCTTCCGTACCTGGATTTGGTTTCTCGGGGCCGGCCCTTGATTCCGGATGGGATATCGCCCGCATATCGAAAGCGTGGGATACTCTGATGAAGCGCTTGGGATATACGGAATATGGTGCTCACGGCAGCGACTGCGGTGCACTCGTGTCTAGAGAACTTGGCATTCAGAAGCCGGATGGTCTTCGCGGTATTCATGTGCTGCAGCTGTTTTCTTTCCCTTCCGGAGATCCGGCGGAGATGGCCGGCTCATCGGAAGAAGATCAGCAGAAGCTCCAATTCCTAGCCAATTTCCATGAACGGGCAGGCTTTAATTCGATCCAATCCACACGCCCGCAAACACTCTCCTATGGGCTATCAGATTCACCATCAGGTCAGCTTGCTTGGATTGCCGAGTTATTTTGCGGCTTTGGCGACCATGTGGATTTTATCGACCGGGATGCATTCCTGACTAACGTCACTTTGTATTGGTTGACCAATACGGCGGAATCGTCCGCTCGTTTGTATTATGAGAATGCGCACAATCATAGGCTGGAGCCGCAGGGGCCGAATACGACTCCGACAGGTGTGGCTGTGTTCGGACATGATTTCAAATCGATCAAGCGTTTTGCTGAACGTGACAATACGAATATTGTGCAGTGGTCGGAATTTGAACGGGGAACCCACTTTGCAGGGATGGATGCGCCGGATCTTCTAATCCCTGACATTCAGGCTTTCTTTCGAAGATTCCGCTAA
- a CDS encoding winged helix DNA-binding domain-containing protein: MDVKKAQTEGKVLCNRELNRALLARQMLLSRVKLPILEAIEKLVGMQSQSPNAPYFGLWSRIEDFRHEELSGLLRERQVVRMALMRSTLHLVTARDALRLRPLLQPVMDRSLKGAFGKQLQGVDQEALAAAGRELVEKEPMTFHELGIRLSKHGSGLDPEAAAGVVRNRIPLVQIPPRGIWGEGGQALHTSVETWLSRPLSSKSEPEWLIRRYLAAFGPATVKDIQVWSGLTRISEDIKSLCPQLVTFRNERGEKLFDLPDAPRPDAETPSAPRFLGEFDNMLLSYSDRGRIMEDSYRKRVFTSNGIIRATILIDGFVVGTWKLTNSRDCGVLHINSFRGLSMQERDALSEEGARMLHFAGAHAAASEIIFTNS; the protein is encoded by the coding sequence ATGGACGTGAAAAAAGCGCAAACGGAAGGCAAAGTACTCTGTAACCGCGAGTTGAATCGCGCCTTGCTGGCAAGGCAAATGCTGCTTAGCCGTGTGAAGCTTCCCATCTTAGAGGCCATCGAGAAGCTGGTTGGGATGCAGTCGCAGTCCCCGAACGCCCCTTATTTCGGTTTGTGGTCGCGAATAGAAGATTTTCGGCATGAAGAATTGTCCGGGCTTTTGCGGGAAAGGCAGGTGGTACGCATGGCGCTGATGCGTTCGACCTTGCACTTGGTCACTGCTCGGGATGCTTTGCGACTGCGGCCCTTACTACAGCCTGTTATGGACCGCAGCTTGAAGGGGGCTTTCGGCAAGCAGCTTCAAGGAGTTGACCAAGAAGCACTTGCTGCAGCCGGAAGGGAACTAGTCGAAAAGGAGCCTATGACGTTCCATGAATTGGGAATACGACTCTCCAAACATGGGTCAGGGCTCGACCCAGAGGCAGCAGCCGGTGTGGTTCGGAATAGGATACCGCTAGTGCAAATACCGCCGCGAGGCATATGGGGGGAAGGCGGACAGGCTCTTCATACGTCCGTGGAAACATGGTTAAGCCGGCCTCTATCCTCAAAGTCCGAGCCGGAATGGCTCATTCGGCGCTATTTGGCCGCATTCGGACCGGCTACAGTGAAGGATATACAAGTTTGGTCGGGACTAACACGTATTTCAGAAGACATAAAATCCCTTTGTCCGCAGCTGGTCACATTCCGAAATGAAAGGGGCGAGAAGTTATTCGATCTGCCAGATGCACCGCGGCCTGATGCCGAGACCCCATCTGCACCGAGGTTCCTAGGCGAGTTCGATAATATGCTGCTGTCCTACTCGGACCGCGGCCGCATCATGGAGGATTCGTACCGAAAGCGCGTATTTACGTCGAATGGAATCATCCGTGCGACCATTCTTATCGATGGCTTTGTCGTTGGAACCTGGAAGTTGACGAACAGTCGTGATTGTGGCGTTCTGCATATAAATTCCTTTCGCGGCCTTTCCATGCAAGAACGAGATGCCCTGTCTGAAGAGGGAGCTCGAATGCTTCATTTTGCGGGTGCGCATGCCGCAGCTTCCGAGATTATTTTCACTAACAGCTAA
- a CDS encoding helix-turn-helix transcriptional regulator, which yields MKLDRLLAITITLLNQPRVSATVLAKRFEVSLRTIYRDMEAINQAGIPIVSFAGSDGGYEIMHGYRLEKQVLSLEDFSSICSALRGVRSATDHSEIDRLIERIGAIMPEQKTAKDQIYMDLDFKPAPNDKVHMGPLHQAIRDLNVISFTYLDNKGVESARKLEPMGLFLKGYTWYVYGYCLTRMDVRVFRLSRIGELKILPEQYVRRDYSLQDVEQQFMNRVDFKKVKAELRFQSEMKTRVHDEFGFDQALVNSDGTLSLTTYFSSMERATQKILSYGCMVKVIDPPELMMNIKRQIQKMSELYE from the coding sequence ATGAAACTGGACCGTTTGCTGGCGATTACAATTACGCTATTAAATCAGCCCCGCGTCAGCGCTACGGTCCTTGCCAAGCGATTCGAGGTTTCTCTGCGAACAATCTATCGCGATATGGAAGCCATCAATCAAGCCGGTATCCCCATTGTGTCCTTCGCTGGATCGGATGGAGGGTATGAGATTATGCACGGCTACCGATTGGAGAAACAGGTTTTATCTTTGGAAGATTTCTCGTCCATCTGCTCTGCCTTGCGCGGAGTACGGTCCGCGACGGATCACTCCGAAATAGATCGATTAATAGAACGTATTGGTGCGATCATGCCTGAGCAGAAAACAGCCAAAGATCAGATTTATATGGATCTCGATTTCAAGCCGGCGCCAAACGATAAAGTGCACATGGGCCCATTGCACCAAGCGATTAGAGATCTAAATGTGATTTCATTCACATACCTGGATAATAAAGGTGTGGAATCCGCACGCAAGTTGGAACCCATGGGTCTTTTCCTCAAAGGATATACTTGGTATGTGTATGGCTACTGTCTGACCCGGATGGATGTTCGCGTATTTCGCTTGTCCCGTATAGGAGAATTGAAGATCTTACCGGAGCAGTATGTAAGGCGAGATTATTCACTGCAGGATGTCGAACAACAATTCATGAACAGAGTCGATTTTAAGAAGGTAAAAGCCGAATTAAGGTTTCAATCGGAGATGAAAACCCGGGTACATGATGAATTCGGCTTCGATCAAGCCCTTGTCAATTCTGACGGAACCCTGTCACTAACCACATATTTTTCATCCATGGAACGTGCAACTCAGAAAATCTTGAGCTACGGCTGTATGGTGAAGGTGATAGACCCCCCTGAATTAATGATGAATATAAAACGTCAAATCCAGAAGATGTCCGAGCTTTACGAGTAA
- a CDS encoding AraC family transcriptional regulator N-terminal domain-containing protein has product MDETLRMEYTLQQLAILICRHAPNAGTYRTAVPNLSVMHASQLSEPLESVYQASICIVAQGAKTVTSRPCRLRKPVPIQP; this is encoded by the coding sequence ATGGACGAAACGCTCCGTATGGAATACACCTTGCAACAATTGGCAATTTTAATATGTCGCCATGCTCCTAATGCCGGAACTTATCGGACGGCAGTTCCTAATTTATCCGTGATGCATGCCTCTCAATTGTCGGAACCGCTGGAATCCGTCTACCAAGCATCCATTTGCATCGTGGCGCAAGGCGCTAAGACGGTCACGTCACGTCCGTGTCGGCTACGAAAGCCCGTCCCAATTCAGCCGTGA
- a CDS encoding SDR family oxidoreductase, whose amino-acid sequence MSLNEKVAIVTGASRGIGRQVAIQLARSGAKVAVNYSSSRGKADEVVKSIEQFGGHAVAIQADVSKVNEVEVLFSETLERFGRVDILVNNAGIMENHAIADMSEEIFDRHFALNVKGTYFACQQAMKHMAQGGTIINFSTSVSGAMLPTYSVYAATKGAIEQLTRQLAKEFGPKNIVINCIAPGQVATDMFLDGKSPELVDSFRQMNAFGRLGEPEDIANVLELLVSDKAHWITGQTIRVNGGFN is encoded by the coding sequence ATGAGTTTGAATGAAAAAGTCGCGATCGTCACCGGGGCGTCGCGTGGCATCGGTCGCCAAGTGGCTATCCAATTAGCGCGATCCGGAGCGAAAGTGGCTGTCAATTATTCCTCGAGCCGGGGCAAAGCGGACGAGGTTGTAAAGTCGATTGAGCAATTTGGCGGCCATGCGGTGGCAATTCAAGCCGACGTGAGCAAGGTGAACGAAGTTGAAGTGTTGTTTTCGGAGACGCTAGAGCGTTTCGGGCGTGTGGACATACTGGTCAATAATGCTGGCATCATGGAAAACCATGCGATCGCGGACATGTCGGAGGAGATTTTCGATCGGCATTTCGCGCTCAATGTGAAAGGAACTTATTTTGCTTGTCAACAAGCGATGAAACATATGGCGCAAGGCGGAACAATTATTAACTTCTCGACGTCCGTCTCTGGTGCTATGCTCCCAACATACAGTGTTTATGCCGCAACGAAAGGAGCGATCGAGCAGTTGACACGTCAATTGGCCAAGGAATTCGGTCCCAAGAACATTGTCATCAATTGCATCGCACCCGGGCAAGTGGCAACCGATATGTTCCTGGACGGCAAATCACCGGAGTTAGTCGATTCGTTCCGTCAAATGAATGCGTTCGGACGGCTCGGCGAACCGGAGGACATCGCGAATGTCCTCGAGTTGCTCGTCAGCGACAAAGCCCATTGGATAACTGGACAAACGATTCGCGTAAACGGCGGCTTTAATTGA
- a CDS encoding sigma factor-like helix-turn-helix DNA-binding protein: MKDVFEWPSKQIAETLDMSPAAVNSALQRARETLDREKHRSDDFTLSGVEPNRELLARYVEAFE; encoded by the coding sequence GTGAAGGATGTATTTGAATGGCCCTCCAAGCAGATTGCAGAAACGTTGGACATGTCGCCGGCAGCCGTTAATAGCGCTTTGCAGAGGGCAAGAGAAACACTGGATCGTGAAAAGCATCGTTCTGACGATTTCACGTTGAGCGGTGTTGAACCGAACCGGGAGCTGCTGGCACGGTATGTGGAAGCCTTTGAATAA
- a CDS encoding VOC family protein, whose amino-acid sequence MIKNKLLRMDNVLIVVDDLEAVKAFFLQLGFELEGETTVEGSSVDRLIGLQNVRATLVFMRTPDGHGRIELDKFYTPDALRTGPEKAPVNELGIRRIMFAVDDIDDVVARLLAHGAELVGEVVQYGDTNRLAYIRGPEGIIVGLSEQLK is encoded by the coding sequence ATGATAAAAAATAAATTACTACGAATGGACAACGTCCTTATCGTTGTTGACGACCTCGAAGCCGTTAAAGCCTTCTTTCTCCAACTAGGATTCGAGTTGGAGGGCGAAACGACCGTCGAGGGCTCCTCCGTAGATCGTCTCATTGGCCTTCAGAACGTCCGTGCTACCCTCGTGTTTATGCGCACTCCGGACGGCCACGGACGGATCGAGCTGGACAAGTTCTACACACCGGATGCGCTCAGAACTGGGCCGGAGAAGGCTCCGGTGAACGAACTGGGGATCCGCCGCATTATGTTCGCCGTCGATGACATCGATGACGTGGTCGCGCGCCTGCTTGCCCATGGCGCCGAACTGGTCGGCGAAGTGGTGCAATACGGGGATACGAATCGACTCGCCTACATCCGCGGTCCCGAAGGCATCATCGTCGGATTGAGCGAGCAGCTCAAGTAA
- a CDS encoding tautomerase family protein has translation MPYINLQITKGASREQKAQIVKEFTQTLVNVLGKKPEHTHIVIQEIDDENWGFSGVLTDEFRRSES, from the coding sequence ATGCCTTATATTAATCTTCAGATTACTAAAGGCGCTAGCAGAGAGCAAAAAGCGCAAATAGTTAAAGAATTTACTCAGACCCTTGTCAATGTACTTGGTAAGAAGCCTGAACATACCCATATTGTTATTCAAGAAATTGATGATGAAAATTGGGGGTTCAGCGGTGTTTTGACTGATGAGTTTCGTAGGAGTGAATCATGA
- a CDS encoding winged helix-turn-helix transcriptional regulator, with protein MSRINEDGFSEECKKDHREVYGIAYTQNILSGRWKYLILWFLKFNPRRYNEIKTRLWGISQGSLTKQLRELEADGLINRKIYPEVPPRVEYSLTLKGEELIPIIDLMEEFGKKFGDKID; from the coding sequence GTGTCTAGAATAAATGAAGATGGATTTAGTGAAGAATGTAAGAAAGATCATAGAGAGGTATATGGCATCGCTTATACTCAAAACATACTTTCGGGACGTTGGAAGTATCTAATTCTTTGGTTTTTAAAGTTTAACCCGCGTCGATATAATGAAATTAAGACTCGTTTATGGGGAATTTCACAAGGGTCCCTAACAAAACAACTTCGAGAATTAGAAGCGGATGGCTTAATTAATCGCAAAATTTATCCAGAGGTACCTCCGCGTGTTGAATATTCATTAACATTAAAAGGAGAGGAATTAATTCCCATTATTGATTTAATGGAAGAATTCGGGAAGAAGTTTGGGGATAAAATAGATTGA
- a CDS encoding NADPH-dependent F420 reductase: MRFGIIGAGAIGSNIAKKLVDNGHDVKIADARGIERLEGKNLAGTPVIVEDVINNIDVLITSIPFHALPSIRNIIDKVAEEVIIVDTSNYYPQLSGKIEEIENGMVESVWVSKHVGRPIIKAFNNFLAYTLEHHGAPEGTHGRIAIAIAGDDLSHKQIIMGVANDLGFDAVDSGSLSDSWRQQPGTPAYCTELTKEELTIALTKANKEKAPFLRDKVMEKLAASGGTFSIHDVVRANREVFNS; the protein is encoded by the coding sequence ATGAGATTTGGAATTATAGGTGCAGGAGCAATTGGGTCTAATATTGCGAAAAAATTGGTTGATAATGGACATGATGTCAAGATTGCAGATGCTCGTGGGATTGAACGCTTGGAAGGAAAAAATCTTGCAGGAACACCTGTGATCGTAGAAGATGTAATTAACAATATTGATGTTCTTATAACATCGATCCCTTTCCACGCGCTGCCAAGCATTCGCAACATTATAGATAAAGTTGCGGAGGAAGTAATCATTGTAGACACTTCAAATTATTATCCTCAATTGAGCGGTAAAATCGAAGAGATTGAGAACGGGATGGTTGAAAGTGTTTGGGTATCCAAACATGTAGGTAGACCTATCATTAAAGCTTTCAACAATTTCTTAGCCTATACGTTAGAACATCATGGAGCTCCCGAAGGGACTCATGGACGCATTGCCATAGCGATTGCTGGTGATGACCTATCCCATAAACAAATAATTATGGGTGTCGCAAACGACCTAGGCTTCGACGCTGTAGATAGTGGTTCTTTAAGCGATTCGTGGAGACAACAGCCAGGAACCCCTGCGTATTGCACCGAACTTACAAAAGAGGAACTAACCATAGCCTTAACTAAAGCGAATAAAGAAAAAGCGCCATTTCTGCGCGATAAGGTGATGGAAAAGCTAGCAGCTTCAGGTGGTACATTTTCCATTCATGATGTTGTTAGAGCTAATAGAGAAGTATTTAATTCATAA
- a CDS encoding TetR/AcrR family transcriptional regulator, with amino-acid sequence MARSKEFEEKEVLDKAMRLFWEQGYEKTSMTELVEHMGIHRRSLYDTFGDKHSLFLKAMDRFDDKISAALARGVKRSKTASEALQFIFSFMIDGDEDSPAGCLMVNSAVELAARDVEVDNKATKAFTTAEQLLKEIILWGQRESEFTSTYNAEELAGYLHNVWIGLRVMARTSASKEKLHRITHISMKLLEV; translated from the coding sequence ATGGCGAGAAGCAAGGAGTTTGAAGAGAAAGAGGTTTTGGATAAGGCGATGCGGCTCTTTTGGGAGCAGGGGTACGAGAAAACGTCCATGACCGAATTGGTTGAGCATATGGGTATTCATCGAAGAAGCTTGTATGATACTTTTGGAGATAAGCATAGTCTGTTCCTGAAAGCGATGGATCGGTTTGACGACAAAATCAGCGCCGCGCTTGCAAGAGGGGTTAAACGATCCAAGACCGCATCGGAGGCATTACAGTTTATTTTTAGCTTCATGATCGACGGGGATGAGGACTCGCCAGCCGGCTGCTTAATGGTGAATTCGGCCGTAGAATTGGCGGCGCGCGACGTCGAAGTGGACAACAAGGCCACGAAAGCATTCACGACAGCAGAGCAATTGCTCAAGGAGATTATTCTTTGGGGACAGCGTGAAAGTGAATTTACCTCCACATACAATGCTGAGGAATTGGCGGGATACCTGCATAATGTATGGATTGGGTTAAGGGTAATGGCAAGGACCTCGGCTTCAAAAGAAAAGCTTCACCGCATTACTCATATTTCGATGAAACTTCTGGAAGTATGA
- a CDS encoding SDR family oxidoreductase, whose translation MKMNISQQVAFVTGANRGFGRHLALELISRGAKVYAGARNPQSIDIPGAIPVKLDITNPQEVAAAAMAAQDVTLLINNAGSATGATLLDGDLDQIQLEFNTHFFGTLSMIRNFAPILINNGGGSILNILSALSWFSSGGSEGAYSAAKAAAWAMTNELRLNLYPQNVRVAGLHVGFMDTDMTSGVEAPKSNPADIAKIAIDGIESGSFEILADEPSRQLQRALAGGVAAIYPQLK comes from the coding sequence ATGAAAATGAATATTTCTCAACAAGTTGCATTTGTCACTGGCGCGAACCGAGGTTTTGGCCGCCATCTCGCCCTTGAACTTATATCCAGAGGAGCTAAGGTTTATGCCGGAGCCAGAAATCCGCAGTCCATTGACATTCCCGGTGCAATTCCTGTAAAGCTTGATATTACGAACCCTCAAGAGGTAGCGGCAGCTGCTATGGCCGCTCAAGATGTTACGCTTCTGATCAACAATGCAGGCTCGGCTACAGGAGCTACTTTGCTTGACGGTGATCTCGATCAAATACAGTTGGAATTTAATACGCACTTCTTTGGCACATTATCCATGATTCGCAATTTCGCACCTATTCTTATTAATAATGGTGGGGGATCCATACTGAATATCCTTTCCGCATTATCATGGTTCAGTAGTGGCGGGAGTGAAGGCGCTTATTCGGCTGCAAAGGCGGCTGCGTGGGCAATGACGAACGAGTTGCGCTTAAATCTGTATCCTCAAAATGTGAGAGTAGCTGGCTTGCATGTGGGCTTTATGGATACAGACATGACATCAGGCGTTGAAGCTCCGAAGTCCAACCCTGCTGATATTGCAAAAATTGCAATTGATGGAATAGAGTCCGGTAGCTTCGAAATTCTTGCTGATGAACCGAGCCGTCAACTCCAGCGTGCTCTCGCTGGCGGCGTAGCTGCTATTTACCCACAGCTTAAATGA